The DNA window GTCCAAAGGCACTGACTCCTTTGTCCACAGCAGTGATAATTGGAAGTCTGCCTGTTTTCTATCAGTCGAGTTTTGCCAAGAGCCTCAAAGAGCTTGTCTTCTATAGTATTGCTGGTGTTCTCctggcggtatataagcagcacgctttgccttgctttttgcttttaaccTACAGAACAGAATTTCAATCATTATATTCATTACTGAGCATTTCTATATCATTGCTCATTTTTACAACAATCCCAAAGTaacttaaaataaaagcaaagttgCTAGAAAGAATAAGGCAGTAAAACAGCACTTCTAATCCTTATCCTGACATTACTCAGAGCAGAGTTATTTATGGAGTGCACAATCTAGCCTTACAGAAGCTCTTGGGCAGCAATATCCCTTACCACTGGCTGGGCTAGTTAGGGCTGAGTGGAGCTGCTGTCTGACATCTTTAAAAGTGAGCCATGAGTTGCCAGATCCACAAGCAGTCTCTCATTTCAGGTTTCTTACTCAAAACTACTGGTTGTCAACCTTTCTGTCTTCAAGAAAGCCCTCCATTTAAAAGTCATAGAGGAGTCTGGGAGGAGTTCTAATTGCCACACACTTCATCTAAGATACTGGTCAGCTCTCTTGGGCTCCCTTTCACACTATGTGACTTACCTGCCTTAGAATACCTGTGCCACTCTTCCACTTATACTCTAGTAGTGCATAAGTggtctgctttaaaaaaagttgacAATTACAGTTTTCTTTCTGGATATCAGGATGCTGCTTCCCTATTATTTACCAAGCAGCCTCTGGAAACCAATTGGAAGTCCCTGTTATAGTTAATATTGTATGGGATTCATCTCATGTTCAGATCAGCACAACACAGGAAACTGACTGTAATAGATTCCAAGCTGACTTAAATGCTTTTCTGCAGTTATAAGCAGATGTTACTATTCGGAAAGTGAGTAACTATGCATGCCTAAGCAGTTACAAGTCATTGTGTGATAACTAGTAAATATTTCTTTCAGAATCAATAACTGCACTAATCAAGGAAAAACAATGGAAGCCGTGATGGGACCTGATCCGTACCAGTGGACTTCTACAAGCCGGGAGGATCAGCTGAAAGAACTTGCTATGGCCTTTATGCGCCTTTGTGCTGAACGGGGAGATGGCGATAGCCCAAAGCAACCTCATGTGGCACCGCAGCAAGACCCCTATGCAAGGGCCTCTGTGGCTGCTCTGCCCAGGCCTATTCACCCTGTAATGGTCAGGCATCTTCAGCCAGAACCTGCCTTGCTGTCGGGGATTCCTAGGGATTCCAGAAGTTTTAGGAAACCTGTGATGAAAAGGAAAGTTCTGAGGCGAACGCCTGATGGAGAGGTCCAGGTGACAGATGAGTCAGTCATCAGTGAACCCGAGTCCAGCACTCCGAGTGACCCAGAATACAGGGACCTGAGTTGGGGAATGTATCATCAGAACACCCAGGAGGCGGAGGAAGAAGAATCTGAGGAAGAGTGTGAGCCCAACAGTTCCCCAGAGTCAGAGACTCCCTGTTCCTGGAGAACGACTGGGGACAGCCAGAGCCAATGTTCCCAAAGAGAGAGTCAGAGCCGCAGCACAGCATCCTACGAACAGGATTTGATTCTCCCTGCTCACCCAAAGTCCTTCATATTACCAAGGCTGGATCAAATCAGCCGCAATAGAATGAAGACGGATCGGGTTGCCCGTTACTTGGAACATAAACATGACTGGGAGTCACTGCGGCTTCCAGGGGAAGACCCCAGGAAAGGTGTGCGCTGGAGCATCCGGGAACAGATGCTTTATAAGTCTGAATTCCCTCCTCGACCTCAGCACGTTTATATCCCCAACAATTACCTGGTGCCTACAGAGAAGAAGAGATCTGCCTTGCGCTGGGGAATACGGTGTGACCTGGCAAATGGTGTGATACCTAGGGATTCCTACTCTTCGTAGAAACCCAAGAGGACTGGCATTGGCACGAAGCATGCACTGCTTGGTGCTGTCCAAACAGCTAACTACACTGAACTATACTGTTGTGTTTCCTTTGAACCTGAATCCTTCTTATTGATTTTAAATCTATACTTAGTTTTCAGAATGAGGAGTTTGGAAAGGACTCTTTTACCCATGCTGCTTAAAAGTGATGCCTTGGATAGAGAAACTTACTGGTATCATCCCAAAAGAAGTCAAGCAGAAGATGAATTGAAGCATACTGAAATGTCTGTGAAAGACAATCTTTCTGCTTTATTACAAGATCTTTTAGACCCATTTCCTCTTCCTAAACTATTAGACACTCTGTacaattttactgtttttaaatcaattttgtaACTTCTGGATGTATGCATTAAAgtataaatatttggaataaaagtCATTACTATAGTTTATCCACTGGCAATGTTGATTCCTCCACCCACTTCCTTCATTAGATGGAATAAGAGTGGCTTCACAGTCTTACCTTGGTTATCAGCACTTGTGGAAAGACACTTTACAGACATGGtataaagaaaaactgaaagatggccaaagtactagcaAAATAATTAGAAGAGGGGATGAGGCTTATATTTTTACCATCAATCCTTTGTACATCTGTCTCGCTCTACTGAATGAACCCAAAGAGATTTACTCCCTGTTCTAAATGAAACAAGTTATGCTCAATGTTCCCTTTAATTTCAGCCCCGGCGGGCCGGGCTCTGCCCCTTGCGTGCACAATGCCAACTATCACATGCAATTCCATCATGACCAGAAACAAGAGCTGAAAACAACTGCCCTGAATCCATGGATGAGGAGCCCTATGTGGAGAGGGTTGGGCCACGTGCATCGGTTGCTACTGATATGGCTGCCAAATGGCATAGCAAGTTACCCTACTATTGAACTTAGATTTCtacccctcccatctagaccaaaggtctattctgaGCTGCTGCTTCATATTTAGCCCACCTTGTACTGTCACTGAAATGTTGCCAAGTTGATTTTTTATGGCAAGTTAGGTATGATATTGAAGGAATGGTTCACCCCCTCCCCTGTGAGTTTCCTCTTCAGTCTGTTATAACAGATCCTCTTTAAAAGCTCTATATGATGCACTGGCTCTACCTTTTGTTGTGACAGTGTTCTCTATAGTGTTACTCGTAATTGAATAAAagtgcaggagcaggtgatacctttaattgacctatatacagtggtgcctataTACAGtgacctatatacagtggtgcttgacaacgttaattcattccagcgaaatagctgtagagcgaaaacgtaaagcaaaataaaaaagcccattgaaatgcactgaaacacgttcaatgcgttccaatgggctgaaaactcactgtccagtgaagatcctccataggagcggccattttcggtgcctctgcagcgaggaatccatccctaagcactgcggggggggggggcattttcttcagccagcggccattttgaaacccaacgatcagttgtttttgatcctcgtaaagcgaaaatcggttcccgaagcagggaactgatcattgcaaagtggaaaaaccccaGTCAAACCATCgctttgtgatcgcaaaagcctcaccgtcaagcggattcattgttaaatggggtaatcgtaaagcggggtaCAACTGTATATACAGGTAAGGCTTGTACAGGATTTTAGCTGCATCTCAACCTTCTTGTACCAAGGATAACAAACAATGATGCACGGCCTTGAAGGTGATTTATTCTGGCATAAAGCttgcaagctttcaatgataaatcaccTTCAAGGCCGTGCATCATTGTTTGTTATCCTTGGTACAAGAAGGTTGAGATGCAGCTAAAATCCTGTACAAGCCTTACCTGTCTTgatggtctccagatgttttatctTTAGTTTTCCTCAGCCCCAGCACAGCTACTGAACATGAATGCTAGGACGTGTGATCTGAAACAGCTGGAGAGTACCAGGTTGGTTCATATGATATACTAAGGTCCTcatgaaaataattatttggcTTGACTTAGATCAGAGATCTCTGGGTGAGTTCCAGACAGAATGGCAGGGACTGAACTATGTTGGGGAGGAGATGATGATTTTGGAGCTGTAGAGATTGCTCACCTAAACTGCAAAATCATTTTATCTACTTCCCAGACTGTTAATTCATAGAACAAGGAGCACTACATGGGTCTGTGAGCTGCCTGTGGACCTTGTACGTTTCCTCTGGTCACAAAGTAGGACCATGGATTTACTATACTATGCCTCCCACAAAAACGGGTCATACTCCATTTAAAAAACGCATTTATTCTGGCATAAAATGTCAGAGGTTGAAGCCATAAGGTCTATGAGTTCCACAACAGATAGGTTAAAT is part of the Pogona vitticeps strain Pit_001003342236 chromosome 8, PviZW2.1, whole genome shotgun sequence genome and encodes:
- the HYLS1 gene encoding centriolar and ciliogenesis-associated protein HYLS1, giving the protein MEAVMGPDPYQWTSTSREDQLKELAMAFMRLCAERGDGDSPKQPHVAPQQDPYARASVAALPRPIHPVMVRHLQPEPALLSGIPRDSRSFRKPVMKRKVLRRTPDGEVQVTDESVISEPESSTPSDPEYRDLSWGMYHQNTQEAEEEESEEECEPNSSPESETPCSWRTTGDSQSQCSQRESQSRSTASYEQDLILPAHPKSFILPRLDQISRNRMKTDRVARYLEHKHDWESLRLPGEDPRKGVRWSIREQMLYKSEFPPRPQHVYIPNNYLVPTEKKRSALRWGIRCDLANGVIPRDSYSS